One window from the genome of Pseudonocardia hierapolitana encodes:
- a CDS encoding TetR/AcrR family transcriptional regulator: MGNREALLAGAKRCIVEKGYAHTTARDIVAASGTNLASIGYHFGSKDALLDAAILDSFDDWDDDIEAALAGQSGGAPADRLAAFLDVLIDKVRTDRAMVAASVQWVAQIEFSATVRGQLAEAFAGARRSFATMLLGTDDVDDETALAVGSLGLALVNGLVLQWLVDTDRAPSGREVAAALRAVALPAQASVRGRRAPG; encoded by the coding sequence ATGGGGAATCGGGAGGCGCTCCTCGCCGGCGCGAAGCGCTGCATCGTCGAGAAGGGCTACGCCCACACCACGGCGCGCGACATCGTGGCCGCGTCCGGCACCAACCTGGCGTCCATCGGCTACCACTTCGGCTCGAAGGACGCGCTGCTCGACGCGGCGATCCTCGACTCGTTCGACGACTGGGACGACGACATCGAGGCGGCGCTCGCCGGCCAGTCCGGTGGGGCGCCCGCAGATCGGCTGGCCGCGTTCCTGGACGTCCTGATCGACAAGGTGCGCACCGACCGCGCGATGGTGGCGGCGAGCGTGCAGTGGGTGGCGCAGATCGAGTTCTCCGCCACGGTGCGCGGGCAGCTCGCCGAGGCGTTCGCCGGTGCCCGGCGGAGCTTCGCGACGATGCTCCTCGGGACCGACGACGTCGACGACGAGACGGCGCTCGCCGTCGGCTCGCTCGGCCTCGCGCTCGTCAACGGCCTGGTGCTGCAGTGGCTCGTCGACACCGACCGTGCGCCGTCCGGGCGGGAGGTGGCCGCCGCGCTGCGCGCGGTCGCGCTCCCGGCGCAGGCATCAGTGCGTGGCCGGCGGGCGCCCGGCTGA
- a CDS encoding winged helix-turn-helix transcriptional regulator: MVGRRKYDEGCAVSHALDLIGERWALLVVRELLLGPKRFTDLRAGIPGASPDVLANRLRELTDAGVVRQRKLPPPAGSQVYELTDWGAELEPVVTQLGRWGSRSPSLPNDAHTSIDSLLLSLRSLFDPRAASGFSATITLHVEGRPFHVEINDGEFRLAGGEANHPAATLGTDRETLAALLHGGRRLDDALHAGEATIIGSTEVVARLLELFPLPEPAGAH; the protein is encoded by the coding sequence ATGGTCGGGAGGCGGAAGTACGACGAGGGTTGCGCGGTCTCGCACGCCCTTGACTTGATCGGCGAGCGCTGGGCGCTGCTCGTCGTGCGCGAGCTACTGCTCGGCCCGAAACGGTTCACCGACCTGCGCGCCGGGATCCCCGGTGCGAGCCCGGACGTGCTGGCGAACCGGCTCCGTGAGCTCACGGACGCCGGTGTCGTGCGCCAACGCAAGCTGCCCCCACCCGCCGGCTCTCAGGTCTACGAGCTGACCGACTGGGGCGCGGAGCTCGAACCGGTCGTCACCCAACTCGGGCGCTGGGGCAGCAGGTCGCCGTCATTGCCGAACGACGCCCACACCAGCATCGACTCCCTGCTCCTGTCACTGCGATCGCTGTTCGACCCTCGAGCCGCGTCGGGGTTCAGCGCGACGATCACGCTTCACGTCGAGGGGCGCCCGTTCCACGTCGAGATCAACGACGGTGAGTTCCGGCTCGCCGGCGGTGAGGCGAACCACCCCGCGGCAACGCTGGGCACCGACCGGGAAACTCTGGCCGCATTGCTCCACGGCGGCCGCAGGCTCGACGACGCGCTGCACGCCGGCGAGGCGACGATCATCGGCTCCACCGAGGTCGTGGCCCGACTCCTCGAGCTCTTCCCACTACCCGAACCGGCCGGCGCTCACTGA
- a CDS encoding tautomerase family protein, which yields MPQFIIEAPLGIHHDAKQEMVREITEAIDEAFHIPDVRIWLREYPADNVAQDGRLGAEPVRPLGFLEAPELHDVDARRRMSSKIGAAIAKAYDGLANTDETLILMNHYPLEYAGFAGRLQSDDPEMVDAMKQLNGA from the coding sequence ATGCCGCAGTTCATCATCGAAGCCCCCCTCGGCATTCACCACGACGCGAAACAGGAAATGGTGCGGGAGATCACCGAGGCGATCGACGAGGCATTCCACATCCCGGACGTCCGCATCTGGTTGCGCGAATACCCCGCCGACAACGTCGCCCAGGACGGGCGCCTCGGCGCCGAGCCGGTACGGCCACTGGGCTTCCTGGAAGCACCCGAGCTGCACGACGTCGACGCTCGACGGCGGATGTCCAGCAAGATCGGCGCGGCGATCGCCAAGGCGTACGACGGTCTGGCCAACACCGACGAGACCCTCATCCTCATGAACCACTACCCCCTCGAGTACGCCGGGTTCGCCGGGCGCCTCCAATCCGACGACCCGGAGATGGTCGACGCCATGAAGCAGCTCAACGGGGCGTAG
- a CDS encoding acyl-CoA dehydrogenase family protein, translated as MAVERLLPTTEAEDLLALTREIADKELAPRVDEHERAETYPEGLFATLGAAGLLGLPYPEEHGGGAQPYEVYLQVLEELAARWAAVAVAVSVHGLSCYPLATFGRPEQQERWLPAMLAGEVVGAYSLSEPQAGSDAAALACKAERVAEGYRITGTKAWITHGGRAGCYALFARTAPGTGGVSCFLAPGQADGLSFGRPEEKMGLHAIPTTTAHWDGAVLDADRLIGTEGQGLQIAFAALESGRLGIAAVATGLAQAALDTATAYANERTAFGRKIVDHQGLGFLLADMAAAVDAARATYLDAARRRDAGREYRRAASVAKLVATDAAMKVTTDAVQVLGGYGYTRDFPVERYMREAKVMQIFEGTNQIQRLVIARSLAAR; from the coding sequence ATGGCCGTCGAGCGCCTGCTGCCGACCACGGAAGCCGAGGACCTGCTCGCGCTCACCCGCGAGATCGCCGACAAGGAGCTCGCGCCGCGCGTCGATGAGCACGAGCGGGCCGAGACCTACCCCGAGGGGCTCTTCGCCACACTCGGCGCTGCCGGCCTGCTGGGACTGCCCTACCCCGAGGAGCACGGCGGCGGGGCCCAGCCGTACGAGGTCTACCTCCAGGTGCTCGAGGAGCTGGCCGCCCGGTGGGCCGCCGTTGCCGTCGCGGTGAGCGTGCACGGGCTGTCCTGCTACCCGCTGGCGACGTTCGGCAGGCCCGAGCAGCAGGAGCGCTGGCTGCCCGCCATGCTGGCGGGCGAGGTGGTGGGCGCCTACAGCCTGTCCGAGCCGCAGGCCGGTTCGGACGCGGCTGCGCTCGCCTGCAAGGCCGAGCGCGTGGCCGAGGGCTACCGCATCACCGGCACCAAGGCCTGGATCACCCACGGCGGTCGCGCCGGCTGCTACGCCCTGTTCGCCCGCACGGCACCGGGCACGGGCGGGGTCTCGTGCTTCCTCGCACCCGGACAGGCCGACGGGCTCTCCTTCGGCCGGCCGGAGGAGAAGATGGGCCTGCACGCGATCCCCACCACCACCGCGCACTGGGACGGCGCCGTGCTCGACGCCGACCGGCTGATCGGCACGGAGGGCCAGGGACTGCAGATCGCGTTCGCCGCGCTCGAGTCCGGACGCCTCGGCATCGCCGCGGTCGCCACCGGCCTCGCCCAGGCCGCGCTCGACACCGCCACCGCGTACGCGAACGAGCGCACCGCGTTCGGTCGCAAGATCGTCGACCACCAGGGCCTCGGCTTCCTGCTCGCCGACATGGCCGCCGCCGTGGACGCCGCACGCGCCACCTACCTCGACGCCGCCCGCCGCCGCGACGCCGGACGCGAGTACCGGCGCGCCGCGAGCGTGGCGAAGCTCGTGGCCACCGACGCGGCGATGAAGGTCACCACCGACGCGGTGCAGGTGCTCGGCGGCTACGGCTACACGCGCGACTTCCCGGTGGAGCGGTACATGCGCGAGGCCAAGGTCATGCAGATCTTCGAGGGCACCAACCAGATCCAGCGACTCGTGATCGCACGGTCACTGGCCGCCCGCTGA